The following are encoded together in the Daucus carota subsp. sativus chromosome 5, DH1 v3.0, whole genome shotgun sequence genome:
- the LOC108223102 gene encoding uncharacterized protein LOC108223102 isoform X2, whose product MDSPAEQRTSISDPRSPLPSRARRRLIQSTMLPLDNADQNINKPEVAVTKEETTSKGMDEEEDLHQLNNHTRSPQKRRRCSSATPEKRRSSATPAKRCTSATPKKRGARATPEKRQKNSTAKKKLLSSGLNDGSVQPNNPIPCERASQLVPDLRLEAKLQAEENLRIYGGRLIHPFFSSWKTVKRSQERTDEESDQSLVDKKGQSINFSPIHVFEQVEDDENLSLDWGNWTFSERSVCANFDLKSESSNYETTVKVLHFDNFLNASGCQNNGSSYKCLNKADKVPSHLSPIQQDYIHSASSVVFSDEQAADRERSIERVENYTSSEVNPSAVDATCAQISDVKMISYGHSCVNQPQNSLWTNKYQPKKANEICGNGECVTYLNNWLRLWHEKSSGVNKIIGNIDSEQDAEYSRTSVSDSGDMDEENRLKNVLLITGPVGSGKSAAIYACAEEQGFQVIEVNASDWRNGALVKQRFREAVESHWLSCTTADQGINKEVTEMISLSDSEDSDYTRMTPAELVSKKSDKKTLILFEDVDTVFDEDRGFLGSIQQLAETAKRPMILTSNSNNPVLPNNLDRLKLCFNKPSLEELFCLASMVCSAEKVAISPCLVRRFIEFCHRDIRKTILHLQFWCQGQTYTREKKILGAYGLMVFDTDAGHNVLPKMISCDYPSQLSEIVDKVITKSVLEVKEATHLNLIDEEEPNIYNSGAIKFQPNSIDARKEAMLSCYCSDQDGNEFPSQLGTACELSNSSGSSVAFGQQGIPRRTETMLSSQSGEECSRSRGSFPFVPHKESKEEHLEAHLDVISKGPSHCFSLEMSNNAMTEQLLQAPKVFAPLNGTCRLVDVPCVRESSFVSDTDFFSGTLWGNVDNTAESSNTKNGLANNRIDLNMSPSKLDEIPIFTKTQSEVVTNSSREVEEIIDSRINGAETAVTNSEFPVVGIDLNLSLYGSDEIPVLLNNKSDTITILQPIQQVVDSHVECVQGVPREYHQIDECDSMNFSMRSRYKKNHSCLVASDTVQETWRRLRDSHINFQQYAILERKDASKVLKLAHGLSNLISEADMLLSDCQLLVSDYLEPSMVPCEDSHFLSWYDDHLKMVSIISEHGMCLYAKDIDAAGTNMFSTGRLDLAWEMLASSRSTMSLGKLVNRDSRRIQNSEMSLPDSGISTRRQSASSLSSIVQSLIPARSYLSVKGNALHEYLSSLSHISRLEDNRLLENHKSTTRRVCVGKNYLSNAAPSLTPRDISLLSQYSYYQKASHQFLDNIRGESFCQ is encoded by the exons ATGGACAGTCCAGCTGAGCAACGCACCAGCATCTCCGATCCCCGCTCTCCCCTGCCGTCGCGAGCTCGCCGCCGACTTATTCAGTCCACAATGCTTCCTCTCGACAACGCCGACCAAAACATCAACAAACCTGAG GTTGCGGTAACTAAGGAGGAGACTACAAGCAAAGGAATGGACGAAGAAGAAGATTTGCATCAACTGAACA ATCATACGAGAAGTCCTCAAAAACGGAGGCGCTGTTCTAGTGCTACACCAGAGAAGCGCCGTTCTAGTGCTACACCGGCGAAGCGCTGTACTAGTGCTACACCAAAGAAACGTGGTGCTCGGGCCACTCCAGAGAAGCGGCAAAAGAATAGTACCGCCAAGAAAAAGCTTTTGTCTAGTGGCTTAAATGACGGATCTGTGCAGCCGAATAATCCTATACCTTGTGAACGGGCTTCACAATTAGTTCCTGATTTGCGTTTAGAGGCTAAATTGCAAGCTGAG GAAAATTTACGAATATATGGAGGGAGACTGATACATCCATTTTTCTCGTCTTGGAAAACGGTCAAGAGAAGCCAGGAAAGAACTGATGAGGAAAGTGATCAGTCCTTGGTTGATAAGAAGGGTCAAAGCATCAATTTTAGCCCTATTCATGTATTTGAACAAGTTGAG GATGATGAAAACCTCTCTCTGGATTGGGGAAACTGGACTTTTTCTGAAAGATCTGTCTGTGCCAACTTTGACTTGAAAAGTGAATCATCAAATTATGAAACAACAGTCAAAGTCCTACATTTTGACAACTTTCTCAACGCCTCTGGTTGTCAGAATAATGGTTCATCATATAAATGTCTGAATAAAGCTGACAAGGTGCCTTCGCATCTTTCTCCTATACAACAAGATTATATCCATTCTGCATCATCTGTGGTATTCAGTGATGAGCAAGCAGCTGACCGTGAAAGATCAATCGAGAGAGTGGAG AATTATACTTCGAGCGAAGTTAATCCGTCCGCAGTTGATGCTACTTGTGCACAAATTTCAGATGTCAA GATGATATCATATGGTCATAGTTGTGTCAATCAGCCTCAAAACAGCTTATGGACAAATAAATACCAGCCTAAAAAGGCTAATGAG ATATGCGGTAATGGCGAATGTGTTACCTATTTAAATAATTGGTTACGTCTTTGGCATGAAAAAAGTTCGGGAGTCAACAAAATTATTGGTAATATAGACAGTGAACAAGATGCTGAATACTCTCGTACAAGTGTATCCGACTCCGGGGATATGGATGAAGAAAACCGTTTGAAGAATGTTCTCTTAATTACTGGACCAGTAGGG AGTGGGAAGTCTGCAGCCATATATGCTTGTGCAGAGGAACAAGGATTTCAAGTTATTGAG GTCAATGCATCAGACTGGCGAAATGGAGCTTTAGTGAAGCAAAGGTTTCGGGAGGCTGTAGAATCACATTGGCTTTCATG TACCACAGCAGACCAAGGGATCAACAAGGAAGTTACTGAGATGATATCCTTGTCAGACAGTGAGGATTCTGATTATACCAGGATGACACCTGCGGAATTAGTATCTAAGAAAAGTGATAAAAAAACTTTAATCCTCTTTGAGGATGTGGACACTGTTTTTGATGAAGACCGCGGTTTCCTTGGTTCAATACAACAACTTGCAGAAACAGCAAAACGTCCCATGATATTGACCAGCAATA GCAACAACCCTGTGCTTCCAAACAATTTGGACAGGCTAAAGTTATGTTTCAATAAACCATCACTAGAGGAGCTTTTCTGCCTTGCATCCATG gTTTGCTCTGCAGAAAAAGTTGCTATCTCACCTTGCCTGGTGAGGCGATTTATTGAGTTTTGTCACAGAGATATCCGCAAAACCATTCTGCATCTCCAGTTCTGGTGTCAAGGTCAAACCTACACACGAG AGAAAAAAATACTAGGTGCATATGGTCTGATGGTTTTTGATACGGATGCTGGGCACAATGTATTACCGAAGATGATTTCCTGTGATTACCCTTCACAGCTCTCTGAGATTGTGGATAAGGTTATCACGAAATCAGTGCTCGAGGTCAAAGAAGCCACTCACTTGAACCTAATAGATGAGGAAgaaccaaatatatataactctgGAGCGATTAAGTTTCAACCAAACAGTATAGATGCCAGAAAGGAAGCAATGTTAAGCTGTTATTGTTCTGATCAGGACGGTAATGAGTTTCCATCTCAACTTGGCACTGCATGCGAACTTTCAAATTCTTCAGGGTCCTCAGTCGCATTTGGCCAGCAAGGTATTCCGAGAAGAACTGAAACAATGCTATCTTCTCAATCTGGGGAGGAATGCTCGAGGTCGAGGGGCAGTTTTCCTTTTGTTCCTCACAAAGAGTCTAAGGAAGAGCATTTAGAAGCACACCTTGATGTGATTAGCAAGGGTCCATCTCATTGCTTTTCACTAGAAATGTCTAACAATGCCATGACCGAGCAGCTACTTCAAGCTCCAAAAGTTTTTGCTCCATTAAATGGCACTTGCAGATTAGTTGATGTCCCCTGCGTTCGAGAGTCCTCATTTGTGTCTGACACTGATTTTTTTTCTGGAACACTTTGGGGAAATGTTGACAATACGGCAGAATCTTCTAATACAAAAAATGGTCTTGCAAATAATAGGATCGACTTGAATATGTCTCCATCTAAATTAGATGAAATTCcaatatttactaaaactcaaaGTGAAGTAGTGACAAATTCATCAAGAGAGGTAGAGGAGATAATTGATTCTCGCATTAATGGTGCAGAAACTGCTGTGACAAACTCTGAGTTTCCCGTTGTTGGTATTGACTTAAATTTATCTCTTTATGGATCGGATGAAATCCCGGTTTTGCTGAACAATAAAAGCGACACTATTACAATATTACAACCAATTCAACAAGTAGTAGATTCACATGTTGAATGTGTTCAAGGTGTTCCAAGAGAATATCACCAGATTGATGAGTGTGATAGTATGAATTTCAGTATGAGATCCAGGTACAAGAAGAATCACAGTTGCTTGGTGGCCTCTGATACTGTACAAGAAACTTGGAGGAGACTTCGTGACAGTCACATAAATTTTCAACAGTATGCTATCCTGGAACGGAAAGATGCTTCTAAAGTCCTGAAACTTGCACATGGATTGAGTAATTTAATTTCGGAAGCTGACATGTTACTCAGCGACTGTCAACTACTAGTTAGT gATTATCTAGAACCTTCAATGGTCCCATGTGAGGATTCACATTTTCTCAGTTGGTATGATGACCACTTGAAGATGGTGTCAATAATATCAGAACATGGGATGTGCTTATATGCAAAAGATATAGATGCAGCTGGCACAAACATGTTTTCTACTGGCAGACTGGATTTGGCATGGGAGATGCTGGCGTCCTCAAGAAGTACAATGTCATTGGGGAAATTGGTCAATCGGGATAGTAGGAGAATCCAGAATTCAGAAATGAGCCTACCAGACAGTGGTATATCTACTCGAAG GCAATCAGCATCATCCCTTAGCAGCATAGTTCAGTCCTTAATTCCTGCAAGATCATATCTATCAGTAAAAGGCAATGCCCTTCATGAGTACCTCTCATCACTGAGCCATATCTCGAGATTGGAAGACAATCGTTTATTGGAAAACCATAAGTCAACAACACGACG AGTTTGTGTTGGTAAAAACTACTTGAGTAATGCTGCACCGTCTCTAACTCCTAGAGATATTTCATTGTTGAGCCAATATAGTTATTATCAGAAGGCATCACACCAATTCTTGGATAATATCCGAGGAGAAAGCTTCTGCCAATGA
- the LOC108223102 gene encoding uncharacterized protein LOC108223102 isoform X1: protein MDSPAEQRTSISDPRSPLPSRARRRLIQSTMLPLDNADQNINKPEVAVTKEETTSKGMDEEEDLHQLNNHTRSPQKRRRCSSATPEKRRSSATPAKRCTSATPKKRGARATPEKRQKNSTAKKKLLSSGLNDGSVQPNNPIPCERASQLVPDLRLEAKLQAEENLRIYGGRLIHPFFSSWKTVKRSQERTDEESDQSLVDKKGQSINFSPIHVFEQVEDDENLSLDWGNWTFSERSVCANFDLKSESSNYETTVKVLHFDNFLNASGCQNNGSSYKCLNKADKVPSHLSPIQQDYIHSASSVVFSDEQAADRERSIERVENYTSSEVNPSAVDATCAQISDVKYGDIFFKEKMISYGHSCVNQPQNSLWTNKYQPKKANEICGNGECVTYLNNWLRLWHEKSSGVNKIIGNIDSEQDAEYSRTSVSDSGDMDEENRLKNVLLITGPVGSGKSAAIYACAEEQGFQVIEVNASDWRNGALVKQRFREAVESHWLSCTTADQGINKEVTEMISLSDSEDSDYTRMTPAELVSKKSDKKTLILFEDVDTVFDEDRGFLGSIQQLAETAKRPMILTSNSNNPVLPNNLDRLKLCFNKPSLEELFCLASMVCSAEKVAISPCLVRRFIEFCHRDIRKTILHLQFWCQGQTYTREKKILGAYGLMVFDTDAGHNVLPKMISCDYPSQLSEIVDKVITKSVLEVKEATHLNLIDEEEPNIYNSGAIKFQPNSIDARKEAMLSCYCSDQDGNEFPSQLGTACELSNSSGSSVAFGQQGIPRRTETMLSSQSGEECSRSRGSFPFVPHKESKEEHLEAHLDVISKGPSHCFSLEMSNNAMTEQLLQAPKVFAPLNGTCRLVDVPCVRESSFVSDTDFFSGTLWGNVDNTAESSNTKNGLANNRIDLNMSPSKLDEIPIFTKTQSEVVTNSSREVEEIIDSRINGAETAVTNSEFPVVGIDLNLSLYGSDEIPVLLNNKSDTITILQPIQQVVDSHVECVQGVPREYHQIDECDSMNFSMRSRYKKNHSCLVASDTVQETWRRLRDSHINFQQYAILERKDASKVLKLAHGLSNLISEADMLLSDCQLLVSDYLEPSMVPCEDSHFLSWYDDHLKMVSIISEHGMCLYAKDIDAAGTNMFSTGRLDLAWEMLASSRSTMSLGKLVNRDSRRIQNSEMSLPDSGISTRRQSASSLSSIVQSLIPARSYLSVKGNALHEYLSSLSHISRLEDNRLLENHKSTTRRVCVGKNYLSNAAPSLTPRDISLLSQYSYYQKASHQFLDNIRGESFCQ from the exons ATGGACAGTCCAGCTGAGCAACGCACCAGCATCTCCGATCCCCGCTCTCCCCTGCCGTCGCGAGCTCGCCGCCGACTTATTCAGTCCACAATGCTTCCTCTCGACAACGCCGACCAAAACATCAACAAACCTGAG GTTGCGGTAACTAAGGAGGAGACTACAAGCAAAGGAATGGACGAAGAAGAAGATTTGCATCAACTGAACA ATCATACGAGAAGTCCTCAAAAACGGAGGCGCTGTTCTAGTGCTACACCAGAGAAGCGCCGTTCTAGTGCTACACCGGCGAAGCGCTGTACTAGTGCTACACCAAAGAAACGTGGTGCTCGGGCCACTCCAGAGAAGCGGCAAAAGAATAGTACCGCCAAGAAAAAGCTTTTGTCTAGTGGCTTAAATGACGGATCTGTGCAGCCGAATAATCCTATACCTTGTGAACGGGCTTCACAATTAGTTCCTGATTTGCGTTTAGAGGCTAAATTGCAAGCTGAG GAAAATTTACGAATATATGGAGGGAGACTGATACATCCATTTTTCTCGTCTTGGAAAACGGTCAAGAGAAGCCAGGAAAGAACTGATGAGGAAAGTGATCAGTCCTTGGTTGATAAGAAGGGTCAAAGCATCAATTTTAGCCCTATTCATGTATTTGAACAAGTTGAG GATGATGAAAACCTCTCTCTGGATTGGGGAAACTGGACTTTTTCTGAAAGATCTGTCTGTGCCAACTTTGACTTGAAAAGTGAATCATCAAATTATGAAACAACAGTCAAAGTCCTACATTTTGACAACTTTCTCAACGCCTCTGGTTGTCAGAATAATGGTTCATCATATAAATGTCTGAATAAAGCTGACAAGGTGCCTTCGCATCTTTCTCCTATACAACAAGATTATATCCATTCTGCATCATCTGTGGTATTCAGTGATGAGCAAGCAGCTGACCGTGAAAGATCAATCGAGAGAGTGGAG AATTATACTTCGAGCGAAGTTAATCCGTCCGCAGTTGATGCTACTTGTGCACAAATTTCAGATGTCAAGTACGGTGATATATTCTttaaagaaaa GATGATATCATATGGTCATAGTTGTGTCAATCAGCCTCAAAACAGCTTATGGACAAATAAATACCAGCCTAAAAAGGCTAATGAG ATATGCGGTAATGGCGAATGTGTTACCTATTTAAATAATTGGTTACGTCTTTGGCATGAAAAAAGTTCGGGAGTCAACAAAATTATTGGTAATATAGACAGTGAACAAGATGCTGAATACTCTCGTACAAGTGTATCCGACTCCGGGGATATGGATGAAGAAAACCGTTTGAAGAATGTTCTCTTAATTACTGGACCAGTAGGG AGTGGGAAGTCTGCAGCCATATATGCTTGTGCAGAGGAACAAGGATTTCAAGTTATTGAG GTCAATGCATCAGACTGGCGAAATGGAGCTTTAGTGAAGCAAAGGTTTCGGGAGGCTGTAGAATCACATTGGCTTTCATG TACCACAGCAGACCAAGGGATCAACAAGGAAGTTACTGAGATGATATCCTTGTCAGACAGTGAGGATTCTGATTATACCAGGATGACACCTGCGGAATTAGTATCTAAGAAAAGTGATAAAAAAACTTTAATCCTCTTTGAGGATGTGGACACTGTTTTTGATGAAGACCGCGGTTTCCTTGGTTCAATACAACAACTTGCAGAAACAGCAAAACGTCCCATGATATTGACCAGCAATA GCAACAACCCTGTGCTTCCAAACAATTTGGACAGGCTAAAGTTATGTTTCAATAAACCATCACTAGAGGAGCTTTTCTGCCTTGCATCCATG gTTTGCTCTGCAGAAAAAGTTGCTATCTCACCTTGCCTGGTGAGGCGATTTATTGAGTTTTGTCACAGAGATATCCGCAAAACCATTCTGCATCTCCAGTTCTGGTGTCAAGGTCAAACCTACACACGAG AGAAAAAAATACTAGGTGCATATGGTCTGATGGTTTTTGATACGGATGCTGGGCACAATGTATTACCGAAGATGATTTCCTGTGATTACCCTTCACAGCTCTCTGAGATTGTGGATAAGGTTATCACGAAATCAGTGCTCGAGGTCAAAGAAGCCACTCACTTGAACCTAATAGATGAGGAAgaaccaaatatatataactctgGAGCGATTAAGTTTCAACCAAACAGTATAGATGCCAGAAAGGAAGCAATGTTAAGCTGTTATTGTTCTGATCAGGACGGTAATGAGTTTCCATCTCAACTTGGCACTGCATGCGAACTTTCAAATTCTTCAGGGTCCTCAGTCGCATTTGGCCAGCAAGGTATTCCGAGAAGAACTGAAACAATGCTATCTTCTCAATCTGGGGAGGAATGCTCGAGGTCGAGGGGCAGTTTTCCTTTTGTTCCTCACAAAGAGTCTAAGGAAGAGCATTTAGAAGCACACCTTGATGTGATTAGCAAGGGTCCATCTCATTGCTTTTCACTAGAAATGTCTAACAATGCCATGACCGAGCAGCTACTTCAAGCTCCAAAAGTTTTTGCTCCATTAAATGGCACTTGCAGATTAGTTGATGTCCCCTGCGTTCGAGAGTCCTCATTTGTGTCTGACACTGATTTTTTTTCTGGAACACTTTGGGGAAATGTTGACAATACGGCAGAATCTTCTAATACAAAAAATGGTCTTGCAAATAATAGGATCGACTTGAATATGTCTCCATCTAAATTAGATGAAATTCcaatatttactaaaactcaaaGTGAAGTAGTGACAAATTCATCAAGAGAGGTAGAGGAGATAATTGATTCTCGCATTAATGGTGCAGAAACTGCTGTGACAAACTCTGAGTTTCCCGTTGTTGGTATTGACTTAAATTTATCTCTTTATGGATCGGATGAAATCCCGGTTTTGCTGAACAATAAAAGCGACACTATTACAATATTACAACCAATTCAACAAGTAGTAGATTCACATGTTGAATGTGTTCAAGGTGTTCCAAGAGAATATCACCAGATTGATGAGTGTGATAGTATGAATTTCAGTATGAGATCCAGGTACAAGAAGAATCACAGTTGCTTGGTGGCCTCTGATACTGTACAAGAAACTTGGAGGAGACTTCGTGACAGTCACATAAATTTTCAACAGTATGCTATCCTGGAACGGAAAGATGCTTCTAAAGTCCTGAAACTTGCACATGGATTGAGTAATTTAATTTCGGAAGCTGACATGTTACTCAGCGACTGTCAACTACTAGTTAGT gATTATCTAGAACCTTCAATGGTCCCATGTGAGGATTCACATTTTCTCAGTTGGTATGATGACCACTTGAAGATGGTGTCAATAATATCAGAACATGGGATGTGCTTATATGCAAAAGATATAGATGCAGCTGGCACAAACATGTTTTCTACTGGCAGACTGGATTTGGCATGGGAGATGCTGGCGTCCTCAAGAAGTACAATGTCATTGGGGAAATTGGTCAATCGGGATAGTAGGAGAATCCAGAATTCAGAAATGAGCCTACCAGACAGTGGTATATCTACTCGAAG GCAATCAGCATCATCCCTTAGCAGCATAGTTCAGTCCTTAATTCCTGCAAGATCATATCTATCAGTAAAAGGCAATGCCCTTCATGAGTACCTCTCATCACTGAGCCATATCTCGAGATTGGAAGACAATCGTTTATTGGAAAACCATAAGTCAACAACACGACG AGTTTGTGTTGGTAAAAACTACTTGAGTAATGCTGCACCGTCTCTAACTCCTAGAGATATTTCATTGTTGAGCCAATATAGTTATTATCAGAAGGCATCACACCAATTCTTGGATAATATCCGAGGAGAAAGCTTCTGCCAATGA